The following are encoded together in the Bradyrhizobium algeriense genome:
- a CDS encoding Lrp/AsnC family transcriptional regulator, with the protein MTERHALDDIDLKILSELQRDGRIRNNELAERVGISEPPCRRRVRTLRERGYVSAIRATLDETLLGYEVISFVLIQLQSQAQAPLQAFEKSIAAVPLVLQSWRISGDADYLLKCVARNVEGMHQQLLQFSAMPEVRHIRTFPVLGVAKDAPLPIPHDPAASGPAQ; encoded by the coding sequence ATGACGGAACGCCACGCCCTCGACGACATCGACCTGAAGATCCTGTCCGAGCTGCAAAGGGATGGACGTATCCGCAACAACGAACTGGCGGAGCGGGTCGGCATTTCGGAGCCGCCGTGCCGGCGGCGGGTTCGCACCTTGCGCGAGCGCGGCTATGTCAGCGCCATCAGGGCCACGCTCGACGAAACGCTGCTGGGCTACGAAGTCATTTCCTTTGTCCTGATCCAGCTCCAGAGCCAGGCCCAGGCCCCGCTGCAGGCATTCGAAAAATCGATCGCCGCGGTGCCGCTCGTGCTGCAGAGCTGGCGGATTTCGGGCGACGCCGACTATCTGCTCAAATGCGTGGCGCGAAACGTCGAAGGCATGCACCAGCAGCTTCTGCAGTTTTCTGCGATGCCTGAAGTGCGCCACATCAGAACCTTCCCGGTGCTTGGTGTGGCAAAGGACGCGCCGCTGCCGATACCCCACGATCCGGCGGCATCGGGCCCGGCGCAGTAG
- a CDS encoding TetR/AcrR family transcriptional regulator, which yields MARTIGSHGPKTMEAIRKAGLRLIFEHGYAAMSLRQLAAEVGIQSGSLYNHISTKQELLFELVRDHINELLRQLDRALQGKQRPVDKLRAFTAFHVTYHMTRKREVFIANSELRSLEPKNYEEIVALRGAYEQRLAEILSQGVAKGEFEVVDIQVATFAILALLTGLTTWYRPGGRLTKEAIVAAHEKLVLSSVAPGATPSRAQPKRSPSPSTATRGRLERR from the coding sequence ATGGCGCGGACGATCGGTTCTCACGGCCCGAAGACGATGGAGGCGATCCGCAAGGCCGGGCTGCGCCTGATCTTCGAGCACGGCTACGCGGCCATGAGCCTGCGTCAACTTGCGGCCGAGGTCGGAATCCAGTCGGGCTCGCTCTACAACCATATCAGCACCAAGCAGGAATTGCTGTTCGAGCTGGTGCGGGACCACATCAACGAATTGCTTCGCCAGCTCGATCGTGCGCTGCAGGGCAAGCAGCGGCCGGTCGACAAGCTCCGCGCCTTCACAGCCTTCCACGTCACCTATCACATGACCAGGAAGCGCGAGGTCTTCATCGCCAATTCCGAGTTGCGGAGCCTGGAGCCGAAGAACTACGAAGAGATCGTGGCGCTGCGCGGCGCCTACGAACAGCGGCTGGCGGAAATCCTCAGCCAGGGCGTCGCCAAAGGCGAATTCGAGGTCGTGGACATCCAGGTGGCGACATTCGCGATCCTGGCCCTGTTGACCGGCCTCACCACCTGGTACCGGCCCGGCGGGCGGCTCACCAAGGAAGCCATCGTTGCAGCCCACGAAAAGCTGGTGCTGTCGAGCGTCGCTCCCGGCGCAACACCCAGCCGGGCTCAACCCAAACGTTCCCCCTCCCCGAGCACGGCGACGCGTGGCAGGCTGGAACGCCGATGA